The genomic region CATAATCAATGAGAACCTTCTGTGCAGAAGCAAGGTCTAGACCTAAAACAGGGGGCACTTTAACAAATTCTTCTTTTTTACCTTTTGCTATTTTTACATAAATAGGAGTTCCTTTTGAAACAATTGAACCTGCAAGTGGTCTTTGTTCTGCTATTACCCCCTCTGGAACTTCAATTGTTTCTACTTCTCCTTCAATAACAAGTGATAAACCAAGTTGTGAGAGAACAAGTTTTGCTTGCTGGGGTAAGGTCCCCTTTAAATCAGGAACCTCAATATTTTTTAATTCTTCAGTTTTTTCTGATACAGTACCTTTTTTTGCTTCAAGAGCAGGTTCAATTAAATAGTAGAAAGCAAAGTTAACTCCAATTGCCACAAAAAGTGAAGTTATAAGAGAAATTAAAAATGCTGTTCCCCTGTCAACCATAATTTATTCTTGAGAGTATAATTCCAAGGTTAAAAAGAATTCCGAAGTAAAGATGTAATTGAGCTGTAAATAAATCGAGGAGTCCGAATTGAAGGTAGTTTGGTTTAAAGGAAAGTCTTATATTTCTGTAGGCTATTGGTAAGGAAAACAAAACAAGAATTGTTTGCCAGGGAAGCATTCTTAAAAATATGAAAACAATCGTTAAAATATATGAAAAAGAGATAAGTAAAAGGTAATAATAAGATGAACCTTTTATACCCAAATAGGATGCAATAGTTTTATAACCTGCTTTTATATCTTCAACAAGGTCTCTGAAGTTATTTCCGTGGAGAATTCCTATTACAAGAAGTCCTATCGGTATGGATATAATAAAGGGTAAAATTGAGATTTCTCCAGTTTGAACATAGTATGAACCAAGTGCAAGAAGTGGACCGAATCCAAGAA from candidate division WOR-3 bacterium harbors:
- a CDS encoding PASTA domain-containing protein is translated as MVDRGTAFLISLITSLFVAIGVNFAFYYLIEPALEAKKGTVSEKTEELKNIEVPDLKGTLPQQAKLVLSQLGLSLVIEGEVETIEVPEGVIAEQRPLAGSIVSKGTPIYVKIAKGKKEEFVKVPPVLGLDLASAQKVLIDYGFLIGDIEKVKNSEIPEGRVVKTYPEQGSEIPKGSKITIYISSGEELVIVPNLIGKYLNQANQILEKEGLKLGEVEKEISAEYPENKIIDQNPKPGTKVKKGSSINIKIATVREGFY